A single region of the Calliopsis andreniformis isolate RMS-2024a unplaced genomic scaffold, iyCalAndr_principal scaffold0018, whole genome shotgun sequence genome encodes:
- the LOC143186600 gene encoding uncharacterized protein LOC143186600, translating into MFGPTWLSEAEAQWPAIPASVETDESKRVAHAHVATPKPEWDFLFRFQSWRKLLRVTAYCLRWRRPSRVNQRSNAGQVIEAAEMRNAAERLARHIQGSHFAEEYRCLKNHRSIPVKSPLKSLNPFLDDKDVLRVGGRLENATLAWETKHPIILPKHYVSTLIIRQCHLDTLHGGLQLTLHTIRQNYWILGCRNAAKTVVNKCMRCVRWRGNTSTQIMQHLTPERCRPSRAFDNCGVDFAGPYRVRDSVGRGKTAHKAYIAVFVCYATRAVHIELVHDYTTSAFLAALDRFVARRGIPSCIFSDNGTNFVGADRELQQHSRAVFSATDTHNKCGAMGIQWRFNPPSAPHFGGMQEAGVKSVKHHLKRTLGEFTPTGEEMQTLLCKIEASLNSRPIAPLSDDPDDYASLTPGHFLTGGPLNAIPLQSVENEKLSRLSRWRAIQKFHEQLWRHWTRDYLTHLQNRYKWRATQLQLQPGDLVLVQNPLLPPNQWEMGRIEEVFPGKDGNVRVVKVRTAKSTYTRPITRMCRLPVDEPAMTTDAEGRHQGETDCSRRKSNDRDPLFLDPQSPWEGRRSISVSISPREKAPPRNRGRYRNRLGASRWRNQY; encoded by the exons ATGTTTGGACCGACATGGCTGAGCGAAGCGGAAGCGCAATGGCCCGCCATACCCGCTTCCGTTGAGACCGATGAAAGCAAGCGCGTAGCGCATGCACACGTAGCAACTCCGAAGCCGGAATGGGATTTTCTGTTCCGCTTTCAATCATGGAGAAAACTGTTACGTGTAACGGCGTACTGTCTTCGTTGGCGAAGACCGTCGCGCGTCAATCAAAGGTCAAACGCCGGTCAAGTAATCGAGGCGGCAGAAATGCGTAACGCAGCTGAGCGCCTCGCACGCCATATACAGGGCTCGCATTTCGCAGAGGAATACCGATGCTTAAAAAATCATCGCAGTATCCCTGTGAAGTCTCCCTTGAAAAGTCTCAACCCGTTCCTCGACGATAAGGACGTCCTGCGAGTCGGTGGAAGACTGGAGAATGCGACGCTTGCATGGGAAACCAAGCACCCGATAATACTGCCTAAGCATTATGTTTCGACATTAATAATTAGGCAGTGCCACTTAGATACGTTGCATGGGGGCTTGCAGTTGACCTTGCACACTATCAGGCAAAATTATTGGATCCTCGGTTGTCGAAATGCAGCGAAAACCGTGGTCAATAAATGCATGCGATGCGTAAGGTGGCGAGGCAACACGTCCACGCAAATAATGCAGCATTTGACCCCGGAGCGCTGCCGCCCGTCAAGAGCATTCGACAATTGCGGAGTGGATTTCGCGGGACCTTACCGTGTCCGCGACTCCGTGGGCCGAGGCAAAACAGCTCACAAAGCGTACATCGCGGTGTTTGTTTGTTACGCTACGAGGGCTGTCCATATCGAACTCGTCCATGACTACACGACGAGCGCGTTCTTAGCCGCACTCGATCGGTTTGTTGCACGACGAGGAATCCCGTCCTGCATTTTCAGTGACAATGGAACCAATTTCGTCGGTGCCGATCGAGAATTACAACAGCACAGTCGTGCAGTATTTTCTGCAACGGACACGCATAATAAATGCGGTGCTATGGGCATTCAGTGGCGGTTTAATCCACCCAGTGCCCCACACTTCGGTGGAATGCAGGAGGCCGGCGTAAAATCGGTGAAACACCATTTGAAACGCACGTTGGGAGAGTTCACACCAACGGGAGAGGAAATGCAGACGCTGCTTTGCAAAATCGAAGCGAGTCTTAACTCGCGACCGATCGCTCCCCTGAGTGACGACCCAGACGACTATGCGTCTCTTACGCCCGGTCACTTCCTGACAGGCGGACCACTAAATGCGATTCCGCTGCAGTccgtggaaaatgaaaaactctCGCGATTGTCGCGTTGGAGAGCGATTCAGAAATTCCACGAGCAACTGTGGAGGCATTGGACGCGCGATTACCTCACGCACCTCCAAAATCGCTACAAGTGGCGCGCCACCCAAttgcaactgcaaccaggagacctggtgctagtgcagaatcctcttctTCCCCCCAATCAGTGGGAGATGGGAAGAATTGAGGAAGTGTTCCCGGGGAAAGACGGAAATGTACGTGTGGTAAAAGTACGTACAGCGAAGTCAACATACACACGCCCAATTACAAGGATGTGTAGGTTACCCGTGGATGAGCCCGCTATGACGACCGACGCCGAG GGGAGACACCAAGGTGAGACCGATTGTTCTAGAAGAAAATCGAACGATCGGGACCCCCTCTTCCTTGACCCCCAATCCCCTTGGGAGGGGAGACGAAGTATTTCCGTCTCTATCTCTCCAAGGGAAAAAGCGCCCCCGCGAAATCGCGGGCGCTACCGAAATCGCTTAGGAGCGTCGCGGTGGCGTAATCAGTACTGA